The following are encoded in a window of Lynx canadensis isolate LIC74 chromosome B1, mLynCan4.pri.v2, whole genome shotgun sequence genomic DNA:
- the LRAT gene encoding lecithin retinol acyltransferase, protein MKNPMLEALSLLLEKLLLISNFKLFSSGAQSENKARNSFYEISRFLRGDVLEVPRTHLTHYGIYLGDNRVAHMMPDILLALTDDKRLTQKVVSNKRLILGVIGRVASVRVDTVEDFAYGADILVNHLDKSLKRKALLNEEVAQRAEKLLGLTSYSLLWNNCEHFVTYCRFGTPISPQADKFCENVKIIIRDQRSVLASAILGLASIVCLGLASYTTLPAIFIPFFLWMAG, encoded by the exons ATGAAGAACCCAATGCTGGAGGCACTGTCCCTATTGCTGGAGAAGCTGCTCCTCATCTCCAACTTCAAGCTCTTCAGTTCCGGCGCCCAGAGCGAAAACAAGGCGAGGAACAGTTTCTATGAGATCAGCCGTTTCCTGCGCGGCGACGTGCTGGAGGTGCCGCGGACCCACCTGACCCACTACGGCATCTACCTGGGCGACAACCGTGTCGCCCACATGATGCCCGACATCCTCTTGGCCCTGACCGACGACAAGCGGCTCACCCAGAAGGTGGTCTCCAACAAGCGTCTCATCCTGGGCGTCATCGGCAGGGTGGCCAGCGTCCGCGTGGACACAGTGGAGGACTTCGCCTACGGAGCCGACATCCTGGTCAATCACCTGGACAAGTCCCTCAAGAGGAAGGCGCTGCTCAACGAAGAGGTGGCGCAGAGAGCGGAGAAGCTGCTGGGCTTGACTTCCTACAGCCTCCTGTGGAACAACTGTGAGCACTTCGTGACCTACTGCAGATTCGGCACCCCGATCAGCCCCCAGGCTGACAAG ttttgtgagaATGTGAAGATAATTATTCGTGATCAGAGAAGTGTTCTTGCTTCAGCAATCTTGGGATTGGCGTCTATAGTCTGTCTGGGCTTGGCATCGTATACTACCCTTCCTGCAATTTTTATTCCGTTCTTCTTATGGATGGCTGGCTGA